Below is a window of Methylosinus sp. PW1 DNA.
CAATGAGCGCCTCGCCCAGGCGGAGGCGGTGCGCGCGACGCTGGAGGCCGAAGGCTTCGAGACCATCGGCCTCGATCATTTCGCGCGGCCGCAGGACACGATGGCGCAGGCCGCGCGCGATGGGCGATTGCACCGCAATTTCCAAGGCTATACGACCGACGCGGCCGATGCGCTCATCGGCCTCGGCGTCTCCTCCATCGGCCGGCTGCCGCAGGGCTATGTGGGCAATATCGGCGACACCGGCAATTGGCGCCGATCCGTCGAGGCGGAGCGCCTGCCCATCTCGCGCGGTCTCGCCTTCACCGCGGAAGACAAGGCGCGCGGCGCCGTGATCGAACGCCTGATGTGTGATTTCTCCGTGGATTTCGGCGCGGTCGCCGCAGCGCATGATTTCCGCGAGGACGCTTTCGACGACGCCGTGCCGCGCCTTTCGACGCTGATCGACGAAGGCCTCGTCGCGCTCGACGGACGTCGTCTCACCATCGCGCCGCGCGGCCGTCCTTTCGCGCGTCTCGCCGCAGCCGCCTTCGACGCCTATCTCGAAGCGAAGGCTGCTCGGCACTCTGTCGCTGTGTGAGCGGCGCCCGATCGCCGAACGAAAAAACGGCGGCGAGCGAAGCGCGCGACGCATCGACTCGTCGTCATCGCGTGTGATATTACCGATATGTTTCTTATCCCCGGCTCAATTTCGTTCGGCCTTGCGCCGGCATTGACAAAGAGATCGTAACCTCGAATTGTCTCAATATGAACTAAGTACTATCGCCTAGGCGATTCCCCCAGCTTTCTTTGCGTCACGTCACAAGTCCGCACGAGCGTCGTCGCGTTTATCATTCCGAGGAATCAGCATTATGCTCGCATCGCCGCTCGTTCTGGTCGGAGCCGACAAGGGCGGAGTCGGCAAGACGACGGTCACGCGTCTGCTGATCGACTTCCTGCAGCTGGCGAACCGCGCGGTGCGAGTCTACGACACGCAATCGCCGACCGGCGCGCTGAAACGCTTCTATCCCGATATCGCGCAGATCATCGACATTCGCGACGTGCGCCATCAGGCGCGTCTCGTCGAGAGCCTCACCGAGCACAGCGCCGTCACCATCGTCGACATAAAGGCGGGGCAGCTCACGCGCACGCTGCGCTTCATGGAGGATGTCGGCCTGCTCGACGCCGCGTCGCGCGGCGAGGCGCGTGTGATGGTGCTGCATCTCATCGGCGCCTCTGTCGCCTCGCTCTCCGAGCTCGAGGAGGTCGAGCCCTTCAAGACCAAATGCGAGTATCGCATCGTCAAGAACTTCATCAACGCCTCCAACTTTTTTCAAGAGAACGCCCACTTCTCCGAACGCTATCTCGGCGAGAGCGATACGAGCCGCGAGATCATCGTGCCGCGTCTCGATCCGCTCGCCTATGAGGCGGTGGAGCTTACCGGGCTG
It encodes the following:
- a CDS encoding ATP-binding protein, whose protein sequence is MLASPLVLVGADKGGVGKTTVTRLLIDFLQLANRAVRVYDTQSPTGALKRFYPDIAQIIDIRDVRHQARLVESLTEHSAVTIVDIKAGQLTRTLRFMEDVGLLDAASRGEARVMVLHLIGASVASLSELEEVEPFKTKCEYRIVKNFINASNFFQENAHFSERYLGESDTSREIIVPRLDPLAYEAVELTGLPFSSFVFDEPARNVENRPRSFVLRGYVRTWLERSWTNFEAAGLRSYVAPVSEKI